The following nucleotide sequence is from Novosphingobium sp. KA1.
AGGACGCCTATGGCAACGGCGGGTTGCTCACCACCGTGGGCGATCTGGTGAAGTGGCAGGCGGCGCTCGACGACGACCGCTTCGGCCCCGGCTTCACCGAGGCAATGCAGCAACCCACCACGCTGAACGACGGCACCCGCATCGCCTATGCCCTGGCGCTGGTGAACCTCGACCACAACGGCGAGCAGGAAGTCAGCCACTCGGGCTCGACCGGCGGCTACCGCGCCTGGATGGCGCGCTATCCGGGGCAGAAGCTCGCCGTCTCGCTGCTGTGCAACGGCGGCAATGCCGATACGCCGACGCTGGGCCGCGCCGTCGCCGACGTGTTCCTGCCCGCCTTCAAGGCAAGGCCCTACACGCCCAAGGCGCCGCTGCCGACCGGCCTCTACGCCGATGGCATGACCGGCTTCCCGATCCGCTTCGCCACCGATGCGCAAGGCCAGCTCACCGCCGATGGCCGCGCGCTGGTGGCGGTAAGCGCAGGCCGCTGGGCGCTGCGCGAGGACATTTTCGCCTTTACGAAATCCGGCCTCGTCCGCGAAAACCGCGAGGGCGAGCGCATCCCCTACCGCAAGGTCGAGCAGGTCACCGCCTTCGATCCGAAGGACTACACCGGCCGCTTCTGCGGCGTCGACACCGGCGGCTGCCTGACCTTCCGCCAGCAGGGCGATGCGCTGGTCTATGACGGTCCGCGCTGGTCCGGCCGCCCGCTGACGGTGACGTACGCCGACGTCTTCACCGGCGACGCGCTGCCGCAGTCTTCCGCCGTCACCGTCAAGTTCAAGCGCGATGCCAGCGGCAAGGTCACCAGCCTGCGCTTCGGCGAAAGCCGTGCCTACGACGTCGAATTCCGCCGCGCGGAAGGCTGACGCCCTCCTCCCATTTTTCACCAGGACAGCCGCTCAGGGGCGGCCGGACAAACTCAACAAGGGGTCCACAAAAATGCGTGATTATAACCGCAAGTTCCGCCAGTTGCTGACCGGGGGCACTGCCGCCCTCGGTGTGACCATCGCGCTTGCCCAGCCCGCCATGGCGCAGGACAGCGTTCAAAATTCGGCGTCTGCCGATGAAGCCAGCGATGCCGGCTCCGCCATCTTCGTCACCGGCTCGCGCATCGACCGCAAGGGCTTCGACGCGCCGACGCCGACCACTGTCGTGGGCGAGACCGAACTGCGCCTCGGCGCCCGTCCCAGCATTGCGCAGGTCCTGAACGACCTTCCCCAGTTCCGCGCCACGCAGACCCCGGCCAGCACCGTCGCCAACACGAACTCCAGCGCCTCGGCCATGGACCTTCGCGGCCTTGGCGTCACCCGCACGCTGACGCTGCTCAACAACCGCCGCTTCACCGGTTCGGCCGACCTCAACACCATTCCGCAGGGCCTGGTGAAGCGCGTCGACGTCGTCACCGGCGGCGCCTCGGCGGCATGGGGTTCGGGCGCCATCGGCGGCGTCGTCAACATCATCCTCGACGACGAGCTTGAAGGCGTCACCCTCGGCGCGCAGAACGGCATCTCCTCGCGCGGGGACGGCTATCGCTACAGCTTCGACGGCACCTTCGGCACCAAGTTCGCGGGCGGCCGCGGCCACTTCATGATCGGCGCCGAATACCAGCACGACGAAGGCATTCTCGACCGCAACTCGCGCAAGAACGTCGGCAGCTCGAACCTGTTCTCGCCGGTCGGCGGCGACCATGCCTATATCCTCGTGCGCGACGTCAACGCGTCCAACACCAGCCTCGGCGGCCTGATCACGTCGGGCAGCCTTGCCGGGCAGACCTTCAACTCGGACGGCACCCTGCGCGACTTCCAGTACGGCAGCCAGATCAGCGGCACCACGATGGTCGGCGGCGAAGGCGTTGCCACCAACGACGAATACGCCCTCACCAACCCCTACCAGCGCGTGAATTCCTACGCCCGCGCCAGCTTCGAAGTGGGCGATGCCACCTTCTGGGCGGACGGCAGCTACAGCCGCATCTGGGCCAGCTATCCGTTCTATGCGGAAAGCGGCACTTACACGATCTCGGCCGCCAACCCCTACCTGTCGGACACGATCCGCAGCCAGCTTGCCGCCGCGGGCGAAACCAGCATCAAGGTCGGCCGCGTGTTCGAGGACTACGGCTACCGCAACTTCGACTACTACCGCCAGAACGTGGAAGGCGCGATCGGCGTGGACGGCAGCTTTGCCGACGGCAAGTGGCGCTACAGCGCCTATTACAGCCACGGCGAAATGCGCAACATGCAGAGCTACCACAACCAGATCACCGGCACGAACCTGACCAACGCGCTGGATGCGGTGACGGATTCCAGCGGCAACATCGTCTGCCGCGTGGCGCTGACCGACCCGGATACCGCCTGCGCCCCGCTCAACATCCTGGGCACCGGCACTGCCAGCCAGGCCGCCATCGACTATGTCTTCGGCAACACCGCCCGCGCCGTCTACACCACCAAGCTGGACTCGATGGGCGGCAGCCTGCGCGGCGATCCGTTCTCGACCTGGGCGGGCCCGGTCTCGATCGCGGTCGGCGCCGAAGCGCGCTGGGAAGAACAGGTGACCAGCGGCCTTGACGCGGTTTCCGCCGCCAAGGGCTTCAGCCGCTTCAACTTCTCGCCGCTCAACGGCGGCTTCAACGTGCAGGAGTTCTTCGGCGAAGTCGCCGTGCCGCTGCTCGACCAGCCGTTCAGCAAGCTCGATGTCAACGGTGCGGCGCGCTACAGCCACTACAGCACCAGCGGCGGCATCTGGTCGTGGAAGCTGGGCCTGACCGACCGCATCTTCAACAACCTGCTGCTGCGCGTCTCGCGTTCGCGCGACATCCGCTCGGGCAGCCTCAGCGAACTGTTCACCACCACCACCACGAGCTTCTCGACCGTGGCGGAGAACGGCAACACCTACTCGGTCACCCGCTACGGCGGCGGCAATGCCGACCTGAAGCCCGAAATCGGCAGCACGCTGACGCTGGGCGCGGTGTTCACGCCCTCGTTCCTGCCGGGCTTCAACCTCTCGGTCGACTACTACAACATCAAGCTGCGCGACGCGATCACCTCGCTGGGTGCGCAGGACATCGTCTCGGGCTGCGACAACGGCAATACCTCGCTGTGCAGCCAGATCGTGCGCGATGGCTCCGGCGCGCCGACCACGATCTACACCACCTACATCAACCTGGCCGAATACAAGACCAAGGGCATCGACATCGAGGGCACCTACCAGTTCCCGCTGAGCACGATCGCCGCGAACCTGGGCGGCAACCTGCGCCTGCGCGGCCTTGCCACCTATGTTCCCAAGGTCCTGATCAACGACGGCACCACCACCGTGGACCGCGCGGGCGACGTCGGCGACAACGTCAGCTTCGGCACCCCGCACTGGCGCGCCAGCGGCATCGTCACCTACACGAGCGACACGTTCTCGCTCGACACCCGCGTGCGTTATGTCGGCGGCGGCAAGTTCAACCATGCGCTGGACATCGCCAACAACGACATCTCGGCCCGCGTCTACGTCGACCTCGGCGCACAGGTGAACATCGACAAGTTCACCCTCTTCGCCAACGTCAACAACCTGTTCGACCGCGATCCGCCGCTGACCACTTACGGCGCGATCCACTACGACACCATCGGCCGCTATTTCACCATGGGTGCCAAGGTTCGTTTCTGAACCACCCGGATGAAGCGTGAGGGATGGCGGCCTTTCGGGGCCGCCATTTCTTCGCTCCAGACGCCGCGCGGGCTTGCCCAGCAAGCTTGACGCAAGTTGATATTACGTGCGGCAGCCCCCTCGGGGAAGCCGAAGATTGGCCTCCAGCCCACCCCCGGACCGGTTGCGCAGCCAGAGCGTGCCTTGATGGGCCGCGGCAATATCGCGGGCGATGCTCAAGCCCAGGCCAACGCCGCCGGACGCCACGTTCCGGGAATCCTCCTGCCGGTAGAACGGTTCGAACACCAGGTCGAGCGCCTCCTCCGGTATGCCCGGCCCCCTGTCCTGCACCGTGATGGCGATCTGCGCGGGACTTGCGGAAACCACGATCTGCGCACTGCCGGCATAACGCAGCGCGTTCTCCACCAGATTGCCGATACAGCGCCGCAACCCGTTCGGAAACCCGGCGATCCTGCCGTTGGCCGATCCGCTCAGCGTCACCGCCGCCCCATGGTCGCGCAAGTTCGCGACCATTTCCCCCAGCATCACGTCGAGATCGATATCTCCGGTCAATTCCTCATCGACGCCGCCTTTCATGAAGGACAGCGTTGCATCGACCATCCCCTCCATTTCGACCAGATCCTTGCGGAAACCCGCCTTCTGCGTCTCGTCAGGCAGCATTTCGGTGCGCAGCCGCAGGCGCGTGATGGGGGAGCGCAAATCGTGCGACACGGCGGCCAGAAAGCGGGTGCGCTCCTCTATATGGCCGACCACCTTCTGCTGCATGGCGTTGAATGCCTCGGCGGCGCGGCGCACCTCGCGCGGGCCCGAGGTTTCCAGCGGCGGGCTGTGAATGTCGCGCCCCAGCGCCTCGGCCGCATCGGCCATGCGTTTCAGCGGCGTCATCCCCAGCCGCACGGCGAACCAGGTCAGCAGCCCGACGATCAGGATGCGCAGGGCATAGATGCGCACCACATAGTCGGCGATGGTCCCGACCCGGTCCAAGTCGGCCCCGTTCTCATCCTCATGCCCCTCGGCCAGCAGCCAGGGATCGGCGGGATCGCAGCGGACGGCGACGCGAAATTGCGCGGCCGGTTCCTGCGCGGACAGCATCGCCCACGTGTTCGCGGGCCGCCCGCGGTCGTCCAGCAATTGCGCACTGATGACCCTCACCTCCACCGGTCGGCCCAAGTGCACGCGCATCGTGTGCTGAAGCAGCGCAGACGAGCGCTGCACGTCCTGCACCCCAGCTTGCGGCGCCGGCAGGTGCGGGGCGAAGCGCAGCGAAAGGCCCGGCGCCTGAAGCGCCGCCATCAATTCGGCGCGGTCCCGGGGCGGGCGGGCGTCCAGCAGGCGCAGGGCGTCGGCCACACGCGTGGCGAAAACGCGCGCCGGGATCTCCAGCATCTGGCGGCGGCGGCTTTCGAACCAGATGGTGCTGGTCAGCAACTGGGCGAGCAGGAGCCCGGCGACAAGGATGCAGGCAATCCGCGCCGACAGCGAGGCGGAGCGATTGCCCTTGCGGAAAATCGGCATCAGCGCGCCCCGTTCAGCCCCCGTTCGCCACATCCACCGCCAACACATATCCGCCATTGCGGACGGTGCGGATCAGCGACGGGCTGCGGGCATCGTCGCCCAGAAGCTGGCGAAGGCGGCTGATGCACATGTCGATCGCCCGGTCGCTCGGATCGCGCTCCCGCCCATAGACCTCGCGCGCCAGAAAATCCCGGCTCAGCGTCCGGTAAGGGTGGCGCAGCAGCGTGCGCAAGGCAAGGAAGTCCGATCCGCCCATCGCCACGTGCCCAGCCCCGTCATCCTGCTGAAGCAGGTTGCGGCGGGTATCGAGCTGCCATCCGGCAAACCGGATCGTCTCGGGCTCAGGCGGCGGTGCCTGGAGCGCCGAGCGCGCTGCCCGGCGCAGCACGACGTTGATCCGGGCCAGCAGCTCGCGAGGGTCGAACGGTTTGGCGAGATAATCGTCCGCGCCAAGTTCGAGCCCGACAATCCGATCGATCAGCGCGCCGCGTGCGGTGAGCATGATGATCGGAATCTCGTGCCGCGCCGTCAGCGCCCGGCAGAGCGTCAACCCGTCCTCCCCCGGCAGCATGAGGTCGAGAATGATCAGGTCGGGCCGGTAGCGTTCCAGCAACTGCCACATCTCGTCGCCATCCGCGGCGCCTTTCGCGCCCATCCCCGCCTCGCACAGATACGTGCAGAGCAGTTCGCGGATGTCGGCATCGTCGTCGACGACCAGAATATCGGTCACGACGGATTTACCGCTGCATACCGGTGGATTTCAACGCCCGTTACATGACGTGACAAAGGGCCGGAAGGCCTGACAAAATTGCACAATTCCACGGATTTACCCCAAGCCCTTCGGTGATAGTGGGCGCCTCTGTTGCGAATGAATTGCATTATAAGGGGCTTTCACCGTGAAACCAACCTATTCCGTGCGAACCGCTGCGCGCGGCTCGCTGGCAGCGCTTGCCGTCGCCCTGTGCTGGGTTCAGCCCGCCGCGGCCGAGGACGCGGACACCCCGTCGATCGTCGTCACCGGCCAGCGCACGGAAGAGACATCGTCCTACACCGGACAGGAAGCCAGCATCGCCATCGGCCTGCCGCTGACCCTGCGCGAAACGCCGCAGACCGTCACCGTCGTCACCCGCCAGCTGCTGGACGACCAGCAGATCGAGACGATCGACGATGTGCTGGCCACCACGCCGGGCGTCACTTCCTATTCCAACGACAACGCGGGGCGGACCAATTACCGCGCGCGCGGGTTCGAGATCACCAACTACCGCATCGACGGCATGCAGGTGGATGGCCGGAGCAGCCTGACCAGCGGCGGCGCCTCCACCAACATGGACCTCTATGACAGCGTGCA
It contains:
- a CDS encoding serine hydrolase, with translation MKLSLTPIAGVMTAIGLSSVAHAAPAAAPAATPASAAQIAAVDTVFARWNHQDTPGCAVAVSRGGQVIAERVYGMASLELGVPARLDSIYEAGSDSKQFTAAATLMLAREGKLSLDDDIRKYVPEMPDYGAPITIRHLLHHTSGLRDWGSVAAIEGWPRNSRTADNQDMLGILVRQKELNYAPGAHYLYSNSNFNLLAIIVQRVSGQSLADFTHDRIFVPLGMTHTRWRDDHGDVVAGRTGAYDFDKGLYRNNQVIEDAYGNGGLLTTVGDLVKWQAALDDDRFGPGFTEAMQQPTTLNDGTRIAYALALVNLDHNGEQEVSHSGSTGGYRAWMARYPGQKLAVSLLCNGGNADTPTLGRAVADVFLPAFKARPYTPKAPLPTGLYADGMTGFPIRFATDAQGQLTADGRALVAVSAGRWALREDIFAFTKSGLVRENREGERIPYRKVEQVTAFDPKDYTGRFCGVDTGGCLTFRQQGDALVYDGPRWSGRPLTVTYADVFTGDALPQSSAVTVKFKRDASGKVTSLRFGESRAYDVEFRRAEG
- a CDS encoding TonB-dependent receptor domain-containing protein produces the protein MRDYNRKFRQLLTGGTAALGVTIALAQPAMAQDSVQNSASADEASDAGSAIFVTGSRIDRKGFDAPTPTTVVGETELRLGARPSIAQVLNDLPQFRATQTPASTVANTNSSASAMDLRGLGVTRTLTLLNNRRFTGSADLNTIPQGLVKRVDVVTGGASAAWGSGAIGGVVNIILDDELEGVTLGAQNGISSRGDGYRYSFDGTFGTKFAGGRGHFMIGAEYQHDEGILDRNSRKNVGSSNLFSPVGGDHAYILVRDVNASNTSLGGLITSGSLAGQTFNSDGTLRDFQYGSQISGTTMVGGEGVATNDEYALTNPYQRVNSYARASFEVGDATFWADGSYSRIWASYPFYAESGTYTISAANPYLSDTIRSQLAAAGETSIKVGRVFEDYGYRNFDYYRQNVEGAIGVDGSFADGKWRYSAYYSHGEMRNMQSYHNQITGTNLTNALDAVTDSSGNIVCRVALTDPDTACAPLNILGTGTASQAAIDYVFGNTARAVYTTKLDSMGGSLRGDPFSTWAGPVSIAVGAEARWEEQVTSGLDAVSAAKGFSRFNFSPLNGGFNVQEFFGEVAVPLLDQPFSKLDVNGAARYSHYSTSGGIWSWKLGLTDRIFNNLLLRVSRSRDIRSGSLSELFTTTTTSFSTVAENGNTYSVTRYGGGNADLKPEIGSTLTLGAVFTPSFLPGFNLSVDYYNIKLRDAITSLGAQDIVSGCDNGNTSLCSQIVRDGSGAPTTIYTTYINLAEYKTKGIDIEGTYQFPLSTIAANLGGNLRLRGLATYVPKVLINDGTTTVDRAGDVGDNVSFGTPHWRASGIVTYTSDTFSLDTRVRYVGGGKFNHALDIANNDISARVYVDLGAQVNIDKFTLFANVNNLFDRDPPLTTYGAIHYDTIGRYFTMGAKVRF
- a CDS encoding ATP-binding protein, which encodes MPIFRKGNRSASLSARIACILVAGLLLAQLLTSTIWFESRRRQMLEIPARVFATRVADALRLLDARPPRDRAELMAALQAPGLSLRFAPHLPAPQAGVQDVQRSSALLQHTMRVHLGRPVEVRVISAQLLDDRGRPANTWAMLSAQEPAAQFRVAVRCDPADPWLLAEGHEDENGADLDRVGTIADYVVRIYALRILIVGLLTWFAVRLGMTPLKRMADAAEALGRDIHSPPLETSGPREVRRAAEAFNAMQQKVVGHIEERTRFLAAVSHDLRSPITRLRLRTEMLPDETQKAGFRKDLVEMEGMVDATLSFMKGGVDEELTGDIDLDVMLGEMVANLRDHGAAVTLSGSANGRIAGFPNGLRRCIGNLVENALRYAGSAQIVVSASPAQIAITVQDRGPGIPEEALDLVFEPFYRQEDSRNVASGGVGLGLSIARDIAAAHQGTLWLRNRSGGGLEANLRLPRGGCRT
- a CDS encoding response regulator, which translates into the protein MTDILVVDDDADIRELLCTYLCEAGMGAKGAADGDEMWQLLERYRPDLIILDLMLPGEDGLTLCRALTARHEIPIIMLTARGALIDRIVGLELGADDYLAKPFDPRELLARINVVLRRAARSALQAPPPEPETIRFAGWQLDTRRNLLQQDDGAGHVAMGGSDFLALRTLLRHPYRTLSRDFLAREVYGRERDPSDRAIDMCISRLRQLLGDDARSPSLIRTVRNGGYVLAVDVANGG